One Drechmeria coniospora strain ARSEF 6962 chromosome 01, whole genome shotgun sequence genomic region harbors:
- a CDS encoding cytosolic Fe-S cluster assembling factor cfd1, with protein MGLDKVLSGKGGVGKSSVTTQLALSLSLAGHSVGILDVDLTGPSIPRMLSVEGSKVTQVPGGWAPVPVHDADATAGVGSLHAMSLGFLLQSRGDAVVWRGPKKTAMIRQFLRDVLWAETDYLLIDTPPGTSDEHISLAETLQAETRPGQVAGAVVVTTPQAVATSDVRKELNFCFKTGIHVLGVVENMSGFVCPHCAECTDIFGSGGGRVMADEFKVPFLGSVPMDAQFITLLEEGRRPRYPVGTRVGGRDVSSPVAAEGDEGTLVAKYPSCSLSHVFRDMADKLRDKVLEPRREA; from the exons ATGGGCCTCGACAAG GTTCTCTCGGgcaagggcggcgtcggcaagtcGTCCGTTACCACCCAGctcgccctctccctctccctcgccggGCACTCggtcggcatcctcgacgtcgacctgaCGGGTCCCTCGATCCCACGCATGCTCTCGGTCGAAGGCTCCAAGGTCACGCAGGTACCCGGCGGCTGGGCACCGGTCCCCGTGCACGATGCGGACGCCACCGCGGGCGTCGGAAGTCTGCATGCCATGAGCCTCGGTTTCCTGCTGCAGAGCAGAGGCGACGCAGTCGTGTGGCGCGGCccgaagaagacggcgatgATACGCCAGTTCCTGCGTGACGTCCTGTGGGCCGAAACGGACTATCTGCTCATCGACACGCCGCCCGggacgagcgacgagcaCATCTCACTGGCCGAGACGCTGCAGGCCGAGACGCGGCCAGGCCAGGTCGCCGGCGCAGTGGTGGTGACGACGCCGCAAGCCGTCGCCACCTCGGACGTGCGCAAGGAACTCAACTTTTGCTTCAAGACGGGCATccacgtcctcggcgtcgttgaGAACATGAGCGGCTTCGTCTGTCCGCACTGCGCCGAGTGCACCGATATCTTCGgttccggcggcggccgcgtcatggccgacgagTTCAAGGTGCCCTTCCTCGGCAGCGTACCCATGGATGCCCAATTCATCACTCTGCTCGAAGAGGGCCGCAGGCCACGGTATCCCGTAGGCACCCGGGTGGGCGGCCGGGATGTTTCCTCGCCTGTTgcggccgagggagacgagggcACGCTCGTGGCCAAGTACCCGTCCTGCTCGCTGTCGCACGTCTTCAGAGACATGGCGGACAAGCTGCGAGACAAGGTGCTGGAGCCCCGGCGGGAAGCTTGA